In Blastococcus saxobsidens DD2, the genomic stretch ATGGGCATGGTCCACGGGCGGCACCGGTGACCGAGGAGTTCGACGTCGTCATCGTCGGCGCCGGGTCGGCCGGCTGCGCGCTGGCCGGCCGGCTGACCGAGGACCCGACGCTGCGGGTGCTGCTGCTCGAGGCCGGCGGCTCGGACAAGCTGCTCGAGGTGCAGATCCCCGCCGGGCTCTACAAGGTCTGGCGGACCCGGCACGACTGGAACTACACGACCGACGAGCAGCCCGGTCTCGGCGGCCGGAAGCTGTTCTGGCCCCGCGGCAAGCTGCTCGGCGGCTCGTCCTCGATCAACGCGATGATCTACATCCGCGGCGCGCGGTCCGACTACGACGAGTGGGCCGAGCTGACCGGCGACCCGTCGTGGTCCTACGACCAGGTGCTCCCGGTGTTCACGCGGATGGAGGACAACGCCCGCGGCGCCGACGAGTGGCACGGCGTGGGCGGTCCGCTGCGGGTCGAGGACCTGCGCTCCGTGCACCCGTGGACGACGGCGGTCGTCGAGTCGGCTGCCGCCACCGGCTACCCGCGCAACGACGACTTCAACGGCGCCACGCAGGAGGGCGTCGGCCGGTACCAGGTCACGCAGAAGCGCGGCCGCCGCTGGTCCTCCGCGGACGCCTACCTGCACCCGGCCGTGGACCGGCCGAACCTGACCGTCCGCACCGGCGCGCTGACCACCCGGGTCCTGGTCAAGAACGGCCGGGCGACCGGCGTCGAGTACCGCTGCGGCGGCCGGCTGCACACCGCACGCGCCAGCCGCGAGGTCGTGCTGTCCGGCGGCGCGGTCAACTCTCCCCAGCTGCTCATGCTGTCGGGCATCGGCCCGGCCGACCACCTGCGCGAGGTCGGCGTCGACGTCGTCCACGACCTGCCGGGAGTGGGCGGCGGGCTGCAGGACCACCCGCTGGTGCCGGTCGTCTGGCACGTCCGGTCGGGGAAGTCGCTCACCCACGGCGACTCGCCGTCGGGCTACGCGCGGTGGTTCGGCGCCCGCCGCGGACCGCTCACCTCCAACCTCGCCGAGGCGGGGTTGTTCACCCGCTCGTCGCCGGAGCTGGCCGAACCCGACCTGCAGCTGCACTTCCTGCCGGTCAAGTTCTGGAAGCAGGCGGAGGTCGACCCCGACGTGGACGCCTTCACCGCCGCGGTGGTGCTGGTGGACGTGCACTCCCGCGGCTCGGTGCGGCTGCGCTCGGCCGATCCGACGTGGGCTCCGGCGATCGACGCCGGCTACCTCACCGACGACCGCGACCTCGAGGCGCTGGTGTCGGGCGTGGAGCAGGCCCGGGAGATCGCCGGCGCCGCCCCGCTGTCGGACG encodes the following:
- a CDS encoding GMC family oxidoreductase, whose product is MTEEFDVVIVGAGSAGCALAGRLTEDPTLRVLLLEAGGSDKLLEVQIPAGLYKVWRTRHDWNYTTDEQPGLGGRKLFWPRGKLLGGSSSINAMIYIRGARSDYDEWAELTGDPSWSYDQVLPVFTRMEDNARGADEWHGVGGPLRVEDLRSVHPWTTAVVESAAATGYPRNDDFNGATQEGVGRYQVTQKRGRRWSSADAYLHPAVDRPNLTVRTGALTTRVLVKNGRATGVEYRCGGRLHTARASREVVLSGGAVNSPQLLMLSGIGPADHLREVGVDVVHDLPGVGGGLQDHPLVPVVWHVRSGKSLTHGDSPSGYARWFGARRGPLTSNLAEAGLFTRSSPELAEPDLQLHFLPVKFWKQAEVDPDVDAFTAAVVLVDVHSRGSVRLRSADPTWAPAIDAGYLTDDRDLEALVSGVEQAREIAGAAPLSDVLAEEWSPGGTVHGRDGLRRSVRETLESLYHPGSSCRMGTDDSAVVDSRLRVRGIEGLRVVDASVMPTLVRGNTNAPTIMIAERAADLILGRLPAASATAAG